From a single Miscanthus floridulus cultivar M001 chromosome 8, ASM1932011v1, whole genome shotgun sequence genomic region:
- the LOC136476091 gene encoding CASP-like protein 2D1, translating into MAAGLKVPEMALRVCVVPLALASLWEMATNAQADDTYGEVKFSDLSGFSYLVGVNAVTAAYAVASILLSSFKPLDRYGWVILVMDQASAYLLVTSASAAAELLQLARRGEREVSWGEVCSYFGRFCGKATVSLALHAAALACFVALSLVSAFRVFSSTPCHLPPDADADGQPKHAQAQEEQVRYH; encoded by the exons ATGGCGGCGGGGCTCAAGGTCCCCGAGATGGCGCTCAGGGTCTGCGTCGTCCCGCTCGCCTTGGCCTCGCTCTGGGAGATGGCCACCAACGCGCAGGCGGACGACACCTACGGGGAGGTCAAGTTCTCCGATCTCTCCGGATTCAG CTATTTGGTTGGCGTCAACGCCGTCACAGCTGCCTACGCGGTAGCCTCCATCTTGCTTTCGTCCTTCAAGCCCCTCGATCGCTACGGCTGGGTGATTCTCGTCATGGATCAG GCGTCGGCGTACCTGCTGGTGACGtcggcctcggcggcggcggagctgctgcagctggcgcggcgcggcgagcggGAGGTGTCGTGGGGCGAGGTGTGCTCCTACTTCGGCCGCTTCTGCGGGAAGGCCACGGTGTCGCTGGCGCTGCACGCCGCCGCGCTGGCCTGCTTCGTCGCGCTCTCCCTCGTCTCCGCCTTCAGGGTGTTCAGCAGCACTCCGTGCCACCTGCCGCCTGACGCTGACGCTGACGGCCAACCCAAGCACGCACAGGCACAGGAGGAGCAAGTGAGGTACCACTGA